The following are from one region of the Aspergillus chevalieri M1 DNA, chromosome 1, nearly complete sequence genome:
- a CDS encoding putative 3-oxo-5-alpha-steroid 4-dehydrogenase (COG:I;~EggNog:ENOG410PNBK;~InterPro:IPR039698,IPR001104;~PFAM:PF02544;~TransMembrane:7 (o22-43i93-110o130-149i170-190o210-229i250-271o283-302i);~go_function: GO:0003865 - 3-oxo-5-alpha-steroid 4-dehydrogenase activity [Evidence IEA];~go_function: GO:0016627 - oxidoreductase activity, acting on the CH-CH group of donors [Evidence IEA];~go_process: GO:0006488 - dolichol-linked oligosaccharide biosynthetic process [Evidence IEA];~go_process: GO:0006629 - lipid metabolic process [Evidence IEA]), translating into MDRLSALVDGFLASTHSDAVDALRAFFLFAACTVLTLNLFAPLRARFITYGARAASSSSTTAEKEKPSSNGTKASLITRALDFLQSLQVPHSYFTQFYVVSILSSIFWLAQLLLRGSVFQAITARISPEHLQSSMSVNQTILCWVLMVVHSSRRLAECCFFFKPSASRMWFVHWLLGISFYLAATVAIWIEGAGALRSHELTLDQVKITNVPSLRTFICLPLFLLASGLQHDCHHYLFSLKKYTLPTHPLFHMIVSPHYTAECGIYLSLAFLAAPSGEMINKTLLSCLAFVAVNLGVTAGISKEWYIQKFGKDSVGGKWKMIPGTY; encoded by the exons ATGGATCGTCTCTCAGCGCTTGTGGACGGCTTTCTTGCCTCCACGCACTCAGACGCTGTCGACGCCCTAAGAGCGTTCTTCCTATTTGCAGCCTGCACG GTTCTCACCCTCAACCTGTTTGCTCCTCTGCGCGCCCGCTTCATCACCTATGGCGCCCGTGCAGCTTCGTCGTCATCAACGAccgcagagaaagaaaagccgTCCAGCAATGGCACAAAAGCCTCCCTAATAACGCGTGCTCTCGACTTCTTGCAGAGTCTGCAGGTACCTCATAGCTACTTCACGCAGTTCTATGTGGTCTCAATCCTATCGTCGATCTTCTGGCTGGCCCAGTTGCTCCTACGAGGTTCCGTGTTCCAGGCTATTACAGCTAGAATCAGTCCAGAACATCTGCAGAGCTCCATGTCTGTGAACCAGACCATCTTGTGCTGGGTTTTGATGGTCGTACATAGTTCAAGACGCCTTGCCGAGTgctgtttctttttcaagcCATCTGCGTCTCGGATGTGGTTTGTTCATTGGCTTCTAGGGATCTCGTTTTACCTTGCAGCGACGGTGGCGATTTGGATTGAGGGAGCAG GAGCCCTCCGATCTCACGAGCTTACCTTGGATCAAGTCAAAATCACCAACGTTCCTTCACTACGAACGTTTATCTGCCTGCCTTTGTTCCTGCTCGCATCCGGTCTCCAgcatgactgccaccacTATCTTTTCTCGCTCAAGAAATACACCCTTCCAACTCACCCATTGTTCCATATGATCGTCTCGCCGCATTACACGGCTGAGTGTGGTATATACTTATCGTTGGCGTTTTTGGCCGCTCCATCGGGAGAGATGATTAACAAAacgcttctctcgtgtctaGCCTTCGTTGCCGTGAATCTAGGCGTCACTGCTGGGATCAGCAAGGAGTGGTACATACAGAAATTCGGCAAAGATTCGGTGGGAGGAAAATGGAAGATGATTCCTGGAACATACTAA
- a CDS encoding uncharacterized protein (COG:S;~EggNog:ENOG410PP59;~InterPro:IPR027450,IPR005123,IPR037151,IPR032862;~PFAM:PF13532;~TransMembrane:1 (o34-53i);~go_function: GO:0016491 - oxidoreductase activity [Evidence IEA];~go_process: GO:0055114 - oxidation-reduction process [Evidence IEA]) → MGIFVDSPHGAPNHVLINEYMPGQGIMPHEDGSAYYPLVATVSLGAPIVLDLYTKRKSEGQEGQDEDGAEERRPQFRILQERRSLLVTTSGLYTDFLHGIAESTREKGLGPESVCNWDLLREKDRYENGWFDRATRISLTYRDVIKVAKVGNKFKFLNGR, encoded by the coding sequence ATGGGTATTTTTGTTGACTCTCCACACGGCGCGCCTAATCACGTTCTGATCAATGAATACATGCCGGGGCAGGGCATTATGCCGCACGAAGATGGAAGCGCGTATTACCCGCTCGTGGCTACTGTTAGTCTTGGGGCGCCGATTGTGTTGGATTTGTATACAAAGCGGAAGAGCGAAGGCCAAGAGGGACAAGATGAGGATGGAGCAGAAGAACGGCGGCCGCAATTTCGTATTTTGCAGGAAAGACGTAGTCTGCTGGTTACCACAAGCGGACTTTATACGGACTTTCTGCACGGGATTGCGGAGTCGACGAGAGAGAAAGGGTTGGGGCCAGAGTCGGTGTGTAATTGGGACTTGTTGCGGGAGAAAGATCGGTATGAGAATGGGTGGTTCGACAGGGCGACGAGGATTAGCTTGACCTATCGGGATGTGATCAAGGTTGCCAAAGTGGGAAATAAATTCAAGTTCTTGAATGGGCGGTGA
- a CDS encoding peptidylprolyl isomerase (COG:O;~EggNog:ENOG410PQBE;~InterPro:IPR043323;~go_function: GO:0003677 - DNA binding [Evidence IEA];~go_function: GO:0003755 - peptidyl-prolyl cis-trans isomerase activity [Evidence IEA];~go_process: GO:0006364 - rRNA processing [Evidence IEA]), whose amino-acid sequence MGAKNKGKGGGNNDDSGKGGKGGGGGGLKPATAINVRHILCEKYSKKEEALEKLRNGSKFDDVAREFSEDKARQGMYKYHPLFIPPFGIFKKSVC is encoded by the exons ATGGGCGCAAAAAACAAAGGCAAAGGAGGCGGCAATAACGATGACTCCGGCAAAGGAGGGaaaggtggtggtggtggtggcttgAAGCCTGCGACTGCGATTAACGTTCGGCATATTCTT TGCGAAAAATActccaagaaggaagaagcaCTAGAGAAGCTCCGCAACGGGTCCAAGTTTGATGATGTCGCGAGGGAGTTTTCGGAGGATAAGGCTAGACAGGGTATGTACAAGTACCACCCGCTCTTCATTCCGCCCTTTGGTATATTCAAGAAGAGCGTGTGCTGA
- the HUT1 gene encoding UDP-galactose transporter HUT1 (BUSCO:EOG09264F1U;~COG:G;~EggNog:ENOG410PG99;~InterPro:IPR013657;~PFAM:PF08449;~TransMembrane:10 (i57-77o103-125i145-165o171-192i199-218o238-256i277-295o338-356i363-383o389-408i);~go_process: GO:0055085 - transmembrane transport [Evidence IEA]): protein MARQKQTAPLQRSTSSELMHMLPDDFKANGQAKERNARAQNTEKGAAHDSAQETPGLMQLVICVLGIYASFLSWGVLQEAITTVSYPIRPASAIEHEPPTERFTFSIVLNTIQSSFAAITGFLYLTFSTPKGQKVPSIFPTRKILFPLILVSITSSLASPFGYASLSHIDYLTFILAKSCKLLPVMFLNLTIFRKRYPLYKYLVVLAVTLGVATFTLHHPGTSKKMAAAAEKNQSGSSLWGIFLLSINLLLDGLTNTTQDHIFTSPQVYTRFTGPQMMVAQNVLSTALTTLYLGIMPHLSSSGILHAILPFPIPPSTETELSTAISFLSRHPEALKNVLGFAACGAIGQLFIFYTLSRFSSLLLVTVTVTRKMLTMLLSVFWFGHSLSVGQWLGVGLVFGGVGAEAAVQRQEKKAKEQAKAQAKKE, encoded by the exons ATGGCGCGACAGAAACAAACAGCGCCCCTACAGCGGTCAACGTCCTCGGAATTGATGCATATGCTTCCAGACGATTTCAAGGCCAATGGGCAAGCGAAGGAACGGAATGCCAGAGCCCAAAATACAGAAAAAGGCGCGGCGCATGATTCCGCGCAAGAGACTCCGGGGTTGATGCAGCTGGTGATTTGCGTTTTGGGAATCTACGCTTCATT CCTTTCATGGGGTGTCCTGCAGGAAGCTATTACAACCGTCTCTTACCCCATCCGGCCGGCGAGCGCAATAGAGCACGAACCTCCCACGGAACGCTTTACCTTCTCGATCGTGCTGAACACAATACAGTCCTCCTTTGCTGCTATCACGGGCTTTCTCTACCTTACCTTCTCGACACCCAAGGGCCAAAAGGTTCCGTCGATCTTCCCGACTCGCAAGATCCTCTTCCCATTAATCCTCGTCAGCATCACCTCGTCTCTCGCATCGCCCTTTGGCTACGCCAGCCTGTCTCATATAGACTACCTGACTTTCATTCTCGCCAAATCGTGCAAACTTCTTCCGGTTATGTTTCTCAATTTGACCATATTCCGCAAGCGCTATCCGTTGTACAAATACTTGGTTGTCCTCGCGGTCACGCTCGGAGTCGCAACCTTCACCCTGCACCATCCTGGAACGAGCAAGAAgatggcagcagcagcagagaaGAACCAGTCGGGCTCCTCGCTGTGGGGGATATTCCTGCTCTCAATTAACCTACTTTTGGATGGCCTCACGAACACCACGCAAGACCACATCTTTACCTCCCCGCAGGTCTACACGCGTTTTACTGGGCCGCAAATGATGGTGGCGCAGAATGTCCTGTCCACTGCCCTGACCACTCTCTATCTGGGTATTATGCCGCACCTGTCTTCCAGCGGCATCCTTCATGCTATTCTCCCCTTCCCCATTCCGCCATCCACAGAGACGGAACTGTCGACCGCCATCTCGTTTCTGTCTCGGCATCCCGAAGCGCTGAAGAACGTGCTCGGATTTGCCGCTTGTGGTGCCATTGGCCAGCTGTTTATCTTCTATACGCTCTCGCGCTTCTCGTCCTTGCTTCTGGTTACCGTCACTGTTACGCGGAAGATGTTGACCATGCTCCTGAGTGTGTTCTGGTTCGGTCACTCGTTATCCGTTGGACAGTGGCTGGGAGTTGGACTTGTCTTTGGGGGCGTTGGCGCTGAAGCTGCCGTACAAAGGCAAGAGAAGAAAGCTAAAGAGCAAGCGAAGGCTCAGGCTAAAAAAGAATAA
- a CDS encoding uncharacterized protein (COG:S;~EggNog:ENOG410PXEM;~InterPro:IPR018593,IPR036167,IPR042777;~PFAM:PF09631;~go_component: GO:0000214 - tRNA-intron endonuclease complex [Evidence IEA];~go_process: GO:0000379 - tRNA-type intron splice site recognition and cleavage [Evidence IEA];~go_process: GO:0006388 - tRNA splicing, via endonucleolytic cleavage and ligation [Evidence IEA]) produces the protein MTSEIPPPSSNDLKTYPEPSALTTLISTAISPTTSLSAATLQVLHNLQHQHLWTSLQIHRLSLPEAPSTSSDVSYASSTATTAFVISGVPPNRIYTHPDEQLFMLERGLRDNDIDPERTFVLPTVEGQSWSLRKMAAVFDSLPQVDEGLASLAPEGGREGEGSQPRDEKEAKIAEYLEYRKSARATKEWGGKRLLLSMVDRNMGGDGTVVYYVVQEGAVKPRQN, from the coding sequence ATGACAAGCGaaataccaccaccatcctCGAATGACCTTAAGACATACCCGGAGCCCTCCGCGCTGACCACACTCATCTCCACCGCCATCTCTCCCACCACTTCCCTCTCCGCAGCAACCCTTCAAGTCCTCCACAATCTGCAGCACCAACACCTCTGGACCTCGCTCCAAATCCACCGTCTCTCCCTCCCGGAAGCACCATCGACCTCATCCGATGTATCATACGCATCATCAACAGCCACAACCGCCTTCGTGATATCCGGTGTCCCACCGAACAGAATCTACACCCACCCCGACGAACAACTCTTCATGCTCGAGCGCGGTCTTCGCGATAACGACATTGATCCGGAGCGCACGTTTGTTCTTCCCACTGTAGAAGGGCAGTCGTGGAGTTTGCGGAAGATGGCGGCTGTTTTTGACTCGTTACCGCAGGTCGATGAGGGTTTGGCTTCGCTGGCTCCCgagggagggagagaaggagagggatCGCAGCCGAGGGACGAGAAGGAGGCTAAGATTGCAGAGTACCTGGAGTATCGGAAATCTGCACGGGCTACGAAGGAGTGGGGTGGGAAGCGGTTGCTGTTGTCTATGGTGGACAGGAATATGGGCGGTGATGGGACTGTGGTTTACTATGTGGTCCAGGAAGGTGCTGTGAAGCCTCGGCAGAATTGA
- a CDS encoding uncharacterized protein (COG:S;~EggNog:ENOG410Q2E3;~InterPro:IPR038781) has product MEQDLDIKQPLPFGFKRNRLAELLAADTLVAAGSATLITPAVMIFDRLVVEKSSYNQPLLPAFRRHLWYSITQPATFLTSRPSLLVWSLYAATFATANVSETIFSQVFPQIDHAIAGTTTFVSTFLVNSSVGIWKDVKFAELFGHNNSNNTTATTTAKAATNASSSTANQAKSVPGGAPASKIVRSVSRSIPMATYSAFLLRDGLTIFGSFSLPAMASAWIPDSIASREYLKILIAQLGIPASIQLISTPIHLFGLDLYNRQSPLPLKDRLNRVSRDWIGASLIRMCRIIPAFGLGGFVNAEGRAFLQQQLDRNAE; this is encoded by the exons ATGGAACAGGATCTGGATATCAAGCAACCATTGCCATTTGGCTTTAAGCGGAATCGCCTGGCCGAATTGCTGGCGGCCGACAcgcttgttgctgctggttcAGCAACATTGATCACTCCAGCAGTGATGATTTTCGACAG ACTGGTCGTGGAGAAGTCATCATACAATCAACCTCTCCTACCTGCATTTCGCAGACACCTGTGGTATTCCATTACTCAACCCGCTACGTTCCTAACATCACGCCCGAGCCTGCTGGTCTGGTCTCTGTATGCCGCGACATTTGCAACAGCCAATGTGTCAGAAACGATTTTCAGTCAAGTCTTTCCCCAGATTGACCACGCGATAGCTGGGACAACGACCTTCGTCTCGACATTCTTAGTTAACTCCTCCGTCGGCATCTGGAAGGACGTCAAATTCGCCGAGCTGTTCGGccacaacaacagcaacaacactACAGCCACCACTACCGCCAAAGCAGCTACAAATGCGTCTTCTTCTACAGCCAACCAAGCCAAAAGCGTGCCTGGCGGTGCACCGGCCAGCAAGATTGTGCGGTCCGTCAGCCGCTCTATTCCCATGGCCACCTATTCAGCCTTCCTTCTCCGCGACGGTCTAACAATTTTCGGATCCTTCAGCTTGCCCGCAATGGCCTCAGCATGGATTCCGGATTCCATCGCCTCGAGGGAATATCTAAAGATTCTTATCGCGCAGTTGGGTATCCCCGCATCGATCCAACTGATCAGCACCCCCATCCATCTCTTCGGGCTGGATCTGTATAACCGTCAATCACCACTCCCCCTGAAGGACCGATTGAACCGCGTTAGCAGAGATTGGATCGGTGCATCGTTGATTCGCATGTGTCGAATCATTCCAGCCTTTGGACTTGGAGGTTTCGTCAATGCCGAGGGCCGGGCGTTCTTGCAGCAACAGCTCGATCGGAACGCTGAATGA
- a CDS encoding uncharacterized protein (COG:E;~EggNog:ENOG410PNRU;~InterPro:IPR036551,IPR003382,IPR004507;~PFAM:PF02441;~go_function: GO:0003824 - catalytic activity [Evidence IEA]) has translation MSSGSWKSDGMLIAPCSVKTLAEIGAGYAEDLISRSADVCIKERRPLDLGVRETPLSAIHLENMLALARLAVVSFPAVPAFYTRPRALDDIVDHSAVRMMDYFGIELDGFMPGEGKREGFQK, from the coding sequence ATGAGCAGCGGCTCCTGGAAATCCGACGGGATGCTGATTGCGCCGTGCAGTGTGAAGACGCTTGCTGAGATCGGGGCAGGGTATGCGGAGGATTTGATATCGCGGAGTGCAGATGTCTGTATTAAGGAGAGGAGGCCGTTGGATTTGGGAGTTAGGGAGACGCCGTTGAGTGCGATTCATTTGGAGAATATGTTGGCGTTGGCGAGGCTGGCGGTTGTGAGTTTTCCGGCTGTGCCGGCGTTTTACACGAGGCCGAGGGCGTTGGATGATATTGTGGACCATAGTGCTGTGAGGATGATGGATTATTTTGGGATTGAGTTGGATGGGTTTATGCCTGGGGAGGGGAAGAGGGAGGGGTTTCAGAAGTAG
- the PEX2 gene encoding pex2/pex10/pex12 family protein (COG:O;~EggNog:ENOG410PH42;~InterPro:IPR006845;~PFAM:PF04757;~TransMembrane:2 (i202-223o259-280i)) gives MSSTNFAAAQQRVLERRRLRETESRARFADQQRASSVNNAAIQRLPFPFNRLPLSASWLWGSLTGREGNRPAFRVGQVDAELLDEELLDLLKGQVGEALKYYGPHLREDWSHEIQLVLRAILFKLSIWDHDASYGAALQDLKYIDVRSKGPIHSTPTKWQKGLYGFLTVGGRYAWDKWESWLVGQSDGYEEPSRGVQFLGRITDLVSTTHSVAAFVSFLVFLVNGRYRTLIDRILRMRLTPPSAQASREVSFEYLNRQLVWHAFTEFLLFLLPLVGISRWRRWLSRAWRKTKATLKSSSDDNEPEEKRGELAFLPERTCAICYKDQNPANTSESDVMAASASAGGMIGSAQTDITNPYETVPCGCLYCFVCLVQKLEGEEGEGWVCLRCGEIVKKCKPWNGDVLEEVRPQTTSGKAVGFAIDEKEDAKNTSEEQDELEGSKQWTSVDKESVDENDHEAAAA, from the exons ATGAGTTCGACCAACTTTGCTGCTGCTCAACAGCGCGTGCTAGAACGCCGACGTCTGCGTGAGACGGAATCTCGCGCCCGGTTTGCGGATCAGCAGCGGGCGTCATCGGTTAATAATGCCGCCATCCAACGACTCCCCTTTCCGTTTAACAGATTGCCTCTATCTGCTAGCTGGTTATGGGGTTCTCTGACAGGCCGTGAAGGGAATCGGCCGGCTTTTCGGGTTGGACAGGTAGATGCCGAGCTGTTGGATGAGGAATTGCTGGACTTGCTCAAGGGGCAAGTTGGAGAGGCGTTGAAGTACTACGGG CCTCATCTGCGTGAAGACTGGTCGCATGAGATTCAGCTTGTCCTCCGAGCCATCCTGTTCAAGCTTTCGATATGGGACCATGATGCTTCCTACGGCGCCGCTTTACAAGACTTGAAGTATATCGATGTTCGCAGCAAGGGTCCTATTCATTCTACTCCGACGAAATGGCAGAAGGGTCTGTATGGTTTTCTCACCGTGGGCGGTCGTTACGCGTGGGATAAGTGGGAGAGTTGGCTGGTCGGGCAAAGCGATGGTTATGAAGAG CCCTCGCGGGGAGTGCAGTTTCTAGGGCGCATAACGGATCTAGTTTCGACAACACACTCGGTCGCAGCCTTTGTTTCCTTCCTCGTGTTCTTGGTGAACGGCCGGTACCGGACTCTGATCGATCGAATCCTCCGTATGCGTTTAACACCCCCATCCGCCCAAGCCAGCCGCGAAGTGTCGTTCGAATATCTGAATCGACAGCTTGTGTGGCACGCGTTTACCgaattcctcctcttcttgctACCTCTTGTCGGGATAAGCCGGTGGCGCAGATGGTTATCTAGAGCGTGGCGGAAGACAAAGGCAACGCTCAAATCCAGCAGTGACGACAATGAGCCCGAAGAGAAGCGAGGTGAATTAGCATTCCTCCCCGAGAGGACATGCGCCATCTGCTACAAGGATCAGAACCCAGCAAACACATCAGAGAGTGACGTGATGGCAGCATCAGCATCGGCGGGTGGAATGATTGGCTCTGCACAAACGGATATCACCAATCCCTACGAGACAGTTCCTTGCGGCTGCTTATACTGTTTTGTTTGTCTAGTCCAGAAGCtggaaggtgaagaaggagaaggctggGTCTGCCTCCGTTGCGGAGAGATTGTGAAGAAATGCAAACCGTGGAATGGCGATGTGCTCGAAGAAGTGCGTCCgcaaacaacttcaggaAAGGCTGTTGGCTTTGCCATAGATGAAAAAGAGGATGCTAAGAATACATCCGAGGAACAGGACGAGCTCGAGGGTTCCAAGCAGTGGACATCGGTCGACAAGGAATCTGTTGATGAGAATGATCATGAGGCCGCTGCGGCATGA
- a CDS encoding uncharacterized protein (COG:S;~EggNog:ENOG410PTAW;~PFAM:PF08592;~TransMembrane:4 (i12-34o76-93i105-122o172-194i)), producing the protein MCTSNYYIPTAQAISILGCALLSGTLLSLSLFTIPTLTLPPRPSPSSPINIHPTPFAPPPHLTHQWLYTYKNTQRILSPLATVTFTGYTYLAWCLRNDPTARGKWYLLACAVMVGMFFWNHVVMRGVNGRLEGHARRDDKARAEGAEGMKMSEQEVAKRGREDTNASKGLRLWILLNGVMAMFPLGAAGVGFCAGM; encoded by the exons ATGTGTACATCCAACTACTACATCCCAACAGCCCAAGCCATCAGCATCCTAGGCTGTGCCCTCCTCTCAG gcaccctcctctccctctctctcttcacAATCCCAACCCTCACCCTCCCACCCCGACCATCACCCTCCTCCCCAATAAACATCCATCCAACCCCCTTTGCTCCACCCCCTCATCTAACCCACCAATGGCTCTATACCTACAAAAACACCCAACGTATTCTCTCCCCACTAGCCACAGTCACCTTCACAGGCTACACATACCTAGCCTGGTGTCTCCGGAACGACCCCACTGCACGAGGCAAATGGTATCTTCTCGCCTGCGCGGTGATGGTGGGTATGTTTTTCTGGAATCATGTGGTAATGAGGGGTGTTAATGGGAGGCTTGAGGGGCATGCGAGGAGGGATGATAAGGCGAGGGCGGAGGGGGCGGAGGGGATGAAGATGAGTGAGCAGGAAGTGGcgaagagagggagggaggatACGAATGCGTCGAAGGGGTTGAGGTTGTGGATTTTGTTGAATGGGGTTATGGCGATGTTTCCATTGGGTGCGGCGGGGGTTGGGTTTTGTGCTGGGATGTAG
- the ilv3B gene encoding putative mitochondrial dihydroxy acid dehydratase (COG:E;~EggNog:ENOG410PKQ6;~InterPro:IPR004404,IPR000581,IPR037237,IPR042096, IPR020558;~PFAM:PF00920;~go_function: GO:0003824 - catalytic activity [Evidence IEA];~go_function: GO:0004160 - dihydroxy-acid dehydratase activity [Evidence IEA];~go_process: GO:0009082 - branched-chain amino acid biosynthetic process [Evidence IEA]) yields the protein MDPSRPATVSTLGEAKYIDFPSLPDDAKHEDGSPALNRHSTTITRGHDFPGAQAMLFAAGIPDRDAMTKSPQVGIASVWWEGNPCNMHLLDMGKTVKKSVTEKGMIGWQYNTIGVSDAITMGSEGMRFSLQTREIIADSVETVTCAQYHDACIAIPGCDKNMPGVVMGMARHNRPSIMIYGGTIQIGYSDLLRKPINVSSCFEAAGAYVYDTLRQPDDGGDTSKNKDEIMDDLERHACPSAGACGGMFTANTMATAIESMGLSLPGSSSTPATSPSKMRECVKVADAIKACLERNIKPRDLLTKRSFENALVMTMALGGSTNGVLHFLAMARTAGVDMTIDDIQRVSNKIPFIANLAPSGKYYMADLYDIGGIPSVQKLLIAAGLIDGDIPTVTGKTLAQNVESHPSLPQDQAIIRPLDNPIKTTGHLQILRGNLAPGGAVAKITGKEGTRFTGKARVFDKEYQLNDALNQGRIPRGENLVIIVRYEGPKGGPGMPEQLKASAALMGAKLTNVALLTDGRYSGASHGFIVGHIVPEAAVGGPIAVVRDGDVVTIDAESNSLSMDVSEEEIQQRLREWKPPVPHVTRGVLAKYARLVGDASHGAMTDLF from the exons ATGGATCCCTCCAGGCCAGCCACGGTGAGTACCCTGGGTGAGGCCAAGTACATCGACTTCCCCAGTCTCCCCGACGATGCGAAGCATGAGGATGGCTCGCCGGCGTTGAACAGACACTCTACGACTATTACCCGGGGGCATGACTTCCCCGGTGCACAA GCAATGCTGTTCGCTGCTGGAATCCCCGATCGAGACGCTATGACGAAGAGCCCCCAGGTCGGCATTGCGTCGGTGTGGTGGGAGGGAAACCCGTGTAATATGCATCTGTTGGATATGGGCAAGACGGTGAAGAAGTCTGTGACAGAGAAGGGCATGATTGGGTGGCAGTATAACACCATTGGTGTGTCAGATGCGATTACCATGGGTAGTGAAG GAATGAGATTCTCGCTGCAGACTCGTGAGATTATCGCCGATAGTGTCGAGACGGTTACCTGCGCGCAGTACCATGACGCTTGTATTGCGATTCCCGGTTGCGACAAGAATATGCCCGGTGTGGTGATGGGTATGGCTCGACACAACCGGCCGTCTATCATGATCTATGGTGGAACAATCCAGATCGGATACTCGGACCTGCTTCGCAAACCTATCAATGTCTCTTCGTGCTTTGAAGCCGCCGGTGCTTATGTCTATGACACTCTGCGCCAGCCCGACGACGGCGGTGACACCAGCAAGAACAAGGATGAGATTATGGATGACCTGGAGAGACATGCCTGTCCCAGTGCTGGAGCATGCGGCGGTATGTTCACGGCCAACACTATGGCCACGGCTATCGAGTCGATGGGTCTGTCGCTTCCCGGGTCGTCGTCCACGCCAGCGACATCTCCGTCCAAGATGCGCGAGTGTGTCAAGGTTGCGGATGCCATCAAGGCATGCTTGGAGAGGAACATCAAGCCCCGGGATCTGCTGACGAAGCGGTCGTTCGAGAACGCGCTTGTTATGACCATGGCTCTTGGTGGTAGTACCAACGGCGTGCTTCACTTCCTTGCTATGGCTCGCACTGCGGGCGTGGACATGACTATCGATGACATTCAGCGTGTTAGCAACAAGATCCCTTTCATCGCTAACCTTGCGCCCAGCGGGAAGTATTACATGGCAGATCTCTATGACATTGGAGGCATTCCATCCGTCCAGAAGCTGCTAATCGCCGCTGGTCTCATCGACGGTGACATCCCCACTGTAACCGGCAAGACATTAGCACAGAACGTTGAATCCCACCCATCCCTCCCGCAAGACCAGGCCATCATCCGCCCACTGGACAACCCCATCAAGACGACAGGTCATCTGCAAATCCTACGCGGCAACCTAGCCCCCGGTGGCGCCGTAGCCAAGATCACCGGCAAGGAGGGCACCCGATTCACAGGCAAAGCTCGCGTATTCGACAAAGAGTACCAACTCAACGACGCCCTGAACCAGGGTAGGATCCCCCGGGGCGAGAACCTAGTGATCATCGTCCGCTACGAAGGTCCCAAGGGCGGCCCAGGAATGCCGGAACAGCTCAAAGCCAGCGCGGCACTCATGGGAGCCAAGCTCACGAACGTGGCCCTGCTCACAGACGGCCGGTACTCAGGGGCTAGTCACGGGTTTATTGTTGGGCATATTGTGCCCGAGGCAGCGGTTGGGGGTCCGATTGCTGTTGTGCGCGATGGCGATGTGGTTACGATCGATGCGGAGAGCAATTCGCTTAGCATGGATGTGTCTGAGGAGGAGATTCAGCAGCGTTTGAGGGAGTGGAAGCCCCCGGTGCCGCATGTTACTCGTGGTGTGTTGGCGAAGTATGCGCGGTTGGTTGGGGATGCATCGCATGGTGCGATGACGGATTTGTTTTGA